The nucleotide sequence GAAGAGCTATTGCTCATGGTTCTGGCAATTGGAGCACGGGTGTCAAGTTTCGAAGGACAGCAGGATGTCAATGTGTCAGAAGGCTGGGCTGCATATTTCTCGAAAAAGGCTGATGACGCCACCAATTTATTTGAGAACCCGAGTTTGCTTTCGACGCATTTTCTGATTCTCAAGGTGAGCTTCCTATATCGTGAGCGCGAGAAGGTAAATATTCCAACACTGAGACAATCATCTCTAGGCTATGTATGCTTTCCAGGTCATGCGCCCTAATGATGCCTACCTCTACTTCGGCCATGCCGCACGTAATGCAATGGCTCTCGGGATCAACCGCTCACAAGTCGTCGATGGCCCCAATCTCGCAATGCATCGCTTAAGACGCACATTCTGGGTTATTTACTCCCTTGAACGATCCTGCACATTGTATACGGGCCGTCCATCAGCCTTCCGGGACGAACTGATCGACGTGCCGTACCCGGAAGATTTACCATCACCTGGGGTGATTGGTGGCTCAGATGTGGCGGACTTTCAAGCCTGTGTGGCCGCGAAGTGTGGATATATCCGGGCCCTGGCTCGCATTGGCAAAATCGCTGACAGAATCTTCGTGGATATTTACTCTTCAAAAAGCCCCTCGAATATGACGCACATAACCAAGTCCCGCCAGGCCGTAGTGGAATGTGACATGGAATTGGAGTCCATCACAACCAGCCTGCCTCCGTATCTACATTTTTTCGATCCTGATATCCCTGTTGGTGACGGGTGGCAGGAGGTACAGCGCATATTGCTGGGCTGCCATTACTACATCACTCGGATGCTCATGCACCGCCAGGCACTTGTCTTTGCAACCTTTTTCAACTCAAAGGCGGAGGCAGAGGAGCGGGGAGGGGGTGCGATGCATGTCCATGACTCGATCGAGGCATCCATCTCTTCAGCGAGGGCTATGATTGACCTAAGTCATAACGCCTACTCTAGTCGTTGTCCGAAGATAAGATTCGATGGATCGATGGCATCATTCTTAGTCTCTGCTTGTGTGACATTGCTCTACGATGTGCTCGACCCCGGGACCAGTCAGGAATATGCTAGAGAGACGTTCAGTGTGGTTGAACGTGGGATACAATGCCTCGACCAGCTCCAACATGTCGGGCCGATTAATGGCAAGGCTGTGAGCTTGGACATAATGAAAGTTGCCAAAGATGCGCTTCAATCGTCTCGGGCGGATAGCCAACTGGATGAGGGTCTTGTCGATTTATTCCCGTGGTTGCAAAGGTATGTATCCATGTTCAGTCGGTCTCTGTTGTTTTTGATTTCGTTATTCTCTGGTGTCCTCCATATTAAATGACAGTAACCTGATTCATGCTGGACTCTGCAGTGGTAACAATCCGGTAAACCAAAATGGTTTTCCTGTCCAAGGATCGGATGTCTCAACACCGTTCGTTCAAGACCAGACGATGTCGGGGCCACAGAACTTCATGTCATCGTTGCCAACATTGCCCGAGGTGAACTACATGTCGCATTGGCTGGAAGCCGGATTCGACCCGGAGGATATCCCGAATTCACTGTACTGATCGGAGTGCGTAAGACAACGATTATATACAATTATTATTTATCAATCTATTCTGATGTCTATAAGAAGCCCCTCCTATAACTACAAGTCCATAATTCCTCCCATTCGAATCACCACTTTTCATCAGTACTGTTCAAAAACACTACCCTGTTTCAACGTCTCTGACGCTGAATCTGCACCCGAGTCAACCGCGTTATAAGAAACACAAGCACGACATTAGTCAAACAAAACCCCAAAAACACAGCCCAGTCCCTCCAGCGGTCATCGTAGGAAAAATCCATCGTGAGCGCATAGTCATCACCGACCGAGTACGGACAATACGCACAAGACTCATTGGCATCCGGATTCTGCAAATATCCGGGATTTGAACTACTATAGTTTTCGACATACTCGCTACACGTTTGACCGGGAGGGGGGTCAAAAATCGCGAGGTCGGATCTGTTGCAAACTGCGCGGACACCGTGTAAGCTGGAAGCAACCATTGGACCGAAGAAGTACCGCAGGGGATCGGCCCAGGTGATCCACGGACGGTAAAAGTCATTCAAGGCATTGCGTGGAACTACAATGCCACCAAATAATGTAAAGAGAACCCAGAAGAGTGAATTGGCGTAGCCGGCCATCGTGCCGTTAGGGAACATCGATGCCATCCAGTAGCACCACCCGGTAGTGAAGAATGAGAGCAACAGGTACATGAAGTAAATCATGCCGGTTGAAGCGCTGCTACTAGGAAATCCGACAGTCCAGTAGCTGCACAGGAAAATGAGGCTGAAATTTATCGCCTGCCAGGGTGTCTCGACGGCGATGAGCGCCGTCAGTAGGGCCTTGTAATCGTAAATGCCATTGCGTTCGCGCGCCTCGAAGATAGACCATTTCTCAAACCAGACTTCTTGGATGTCAGTTGCAATGCTGGGAACGACCCATGACGCGATAAGGAATGTCAAAGCGTGGTTTTGCAATCCCATGGTGTCAGGGCCGGCTTTAAAAAAGGTAAACGCAACCAGCATCTCAAAGAAGATACTCTTGAACAACTTGCTGAAGTTGTATGGTCCGTTCCGCCAGACTGATAACCACTGCCGCTTCGTCAGGTGGAATATCTGGGCCGTGAGTGGGAGCGCGTATTCCTTTGCGGGAGTATCGTCTGATTTGAATTCCGAAGAGGCTTTCTCTACCATCGCCAGCACACGATCATTAACCTCGCGACACTGTTCAGACTCCTGCCAAAGGCGCGGCCAGTCTGTGCCGTTCTCCTCATTGCGCGATACGGCCACGGTTGTGATGACGAACTCGGCTGGATTATCCTGCTGAGCCATGATGGCTCCACGGTTGGCAAAATAGCCATTGAGCGGTTCCCCTGTTTCGCCAAAGTAGACAGTGCGGCCACCGGGAGCCAAGATTAAGGCGTGATCGAACATCTCAAAGATAACACTCGACGGTTGGTGAATCGTACAGACGATCGGAATGCCCTGGGCAGCGATTTTTCGGAGGAACACGACGATTGAGAAGGCAGCCTGGCTGTCTAGACCAGAGGTGGGCTATATCAATTGTCAACAACGTCAGAGACAAGCGTCAAAACAAATTCTGGGATGTACCTCATCTAAGAATAAAAGTGCCGAAGGACGAGCACACAGTTCAACACCGATGGTGACACGCTTCCTCTCCTCGACACCCAGAGAGCCGACAATTGCATCCGCAATGGGATCCAACTTGAGCAATTCCATAATTTTTTCCACATCCTGTACCTTCTCGTCGAGAGAGGTCTTCGCGGGCTGTCGCAAGAATGCCGAGAATTGTAGTGTCTCTCGCACTGTGGCCAACGGCTCGTGGACATCCTGCTGCATACAGAACCCACACGCACGCGAGAAGCCTTGGTCCAGTGGTCGTCCGTCGAATAGAAGGGTGCCCTCTGTTCTTCCTTCGGCTTTGCGGCAAGATATCGTTTCCAGCAGCGTCGTCTTTCCCGCCCCCGAACCACCCATGAGAGCAGTTAGTTGGCCTGGTTTGACATATCCCGTGATATTATTCAGTAGATGTAGCTCTTTACCGGCAGAGTGGACGAAGTAATTGATATTGTGAAAGGTAAAAGTGCGCTGGTTCGAATGCGAAACGGTACGTTGGTTTGGTATCTCTTCTACTGTCGTGTTGAGGGAACTGCGGGATGCCGATGCTGGTGATGGTGCCGCTGGAGTTGTGACCGCGGTTGTCTTCTGGCTCTCCAAGTCTGTCGTTTGTGATGAAGAACCGTGTTCGTACCTCTTGGCCCCCCGTCGATAGACGCGCGCGTTGGACGTGCTTTTCTCACGAGTCATGATGCTGAGGCCCAAAGCTGTCAGGGCCACGTATAGGAACCAAAACACAAGAATAATGCCGAAGTCTCGCCAAAGGAATTCCACATTGTATCCGTACTGAGCGGTCAGGTACGTTTCGCCTGATATCTCTGCAGACCCTTTGACGGATCCAGCCATGGGGCATCCTTGATATCGAATATTATTGTAGCCTAACCCATGGGGAACGAGCTCGTCGGCTGTACAATGGAGAGCCATGTCGGAATATTCACTTCCCATCAACGCCTCGACACCATACGGTGTTGGCGAAAGCCGTCGAATCCATGATCCCCAGCGATGCATTGTCGGCACAGGAGGCGCAAATCCCGCATAGAGGCAAGTAATCGGCACGGCACATCCGCCCATTAAAAAGCCAGTGCTTAGGTTCGGTGCCCAAGCACCGAGTAGGCGAAACAGACAGGAAATACATGCACGATGAGTGAAAGTGATCAAGACAAATATCCAGAAGCTTGAAGCTGTCTTGTTCAACCCAACGGTGAAGTAGTAGCAACAGGCAAAGGCTAATGTCTCAAGGAAAGCAATTGGTATCTCAGCAAGAGTCTCAGCAATTACCAAGGCAGCTGGATGGGCGTATCCCATGCGACGCTGTTTCAGGAGAATGGCGCGCGACTGGATGGTTTTTGGGACCTCAGTAAGGGCGTTGAGGGTGAAATAAACCAGCGCGAAGAAAAGCGCTCCGCTTCGCTCGAATGATCCTGTGGCTGTCTTCGGTGCCATGTAGTATCCCGATGCGATGATCACGGAATTGACAATAATGAGAGCGAAAACAGTGAACACCGTGCTTCGATCCTTCCAGGTTAGTTTGTATTGTCTGCGCAATGCCGCAAGAGTCTGGGTCCCGAGCGAAGACGGTTCGCTGGCTGATTTGGGACTGAACTTTGATCGTATTCCGTTCACGTCCGATTGAAAGCTGCTAATGATAGAAGTATTGGATGCAATCTGCCAATGGTACCTGACCATCTCCTCTTGCAGAATGCGGTAATCGTTGCTGCTGCGAAAAATCTGGGCCAGGGCCTCAGGTGTTTCGTAACGAGGACCAGTGTACGTTTTCTGGAAGGTTCGCTCCACTGTAGACGTGATCGCCGTGACGAAGTCGGCCGTGGTTTGCCTTTCCGGGCAATGGAACCCAATCTCCATGAAGTAATGCTTGGCCCGACAGGCCGGTCCAAAAAAGATCATCTGTCCTTCATACATAACGAGAACACGGTCAAAGTATTGATACATGGCCtcggagacctggtagaggGTTGCCACATTGGACATTCCAGTTTGTCTTGACATGTCCTGCAGGAGTTTTAAGAAGCTCAATGCGGAGGAGCTGTCAAGGCCCCGGATAGGATTGTCCCAGCATGCGATGGCAGGGTTGACAGCCAGCACTTCTGCCAAAGAAATACGCTTCCTCTCCCCTCCTGAAATACCGCGAACAAATGCGTCACCGACAATTGTATCATGAGTATGAGACATTCCCAACGATGTCAGTATCCGGCGAATCATCCGCTTCGAGAAATGCGTCGCAGATTCGGGTATGTTTTTCGGTTTGCGAAGGCGCAGGGCGAAGTCGAGGGTGTCTTTGACAGGTAGCATAGATAGATGGAGGTCGTCCTCAGCGCAGTAGACCACTTCGGAACGATATCTTTCTCCCATCTCAGCCGAAGAGAGACCAGCATACTGAATCGAGCCGTGTATTTCTTGGAATGATTGGTGTTGGTTGGCAAGGACCCGAAGGACCGTCGAACAGCCTGCCCCGGGGCGGCCCAGAACTAGCATTGTCTCGCCGGGGAAAAGAACACCAGTGATATCCTGGACGATAGGCGACGAGCTTTGAAGGGCGCTTTTTGTCAACTTGCGGCCGGTATTGACTGGCCATGTCAAAATGTCCGTGAATATCTTGAGGAGGTCGGTGACTGTTTGCGAAGAGCCGCTCGCCCCGACAGCCGTAATGTTGGAAAACGAGACCCCCAGAGACCGGCCATCTGGTCTATAGACCGGTAGGTCGCTTTCTTCCCCGTGAGTATCGGATGATTGTTTCTACAATGGAACGCATTTATGCAATTAGTTCACTGTGCCTAATGATGATAAAACATATGATATCAATTTACTCACGGAGTCGCCCGACATGTTATTCAATACCAGGAAGAGTTGTTCGTAAGCTCTCTATACAAGTTGAGCGATATATGCGCATTCGTTCGATGACTGAACAAGTCGTAGGACAAAGTAATCGgataaaaaaagagaaggcaCACATGCTGGTTTAAAAGACAGTCTTTGTGTCCAGAGAAAATGTTGGATTGCTCTACTTTGCTGTCTTCGTGCCCTGATACTCGGTTCGGAGGTAATCCTAGCAGAGTTCCTATTGGCAGGCTGTTCCGAATACTCGTTGTGGTCTGCTCGACAGCGGAATGGGACTCGGAACCTTTGAATTGCACCGAGCCGTAAACAACTAAGCTTAGAAAGCTGCCAGACAGTTTTCATGAGTAGAACAATCTCGAATCGATCATTGCCTCAATCCCCATGCGGCATATCACCAGTTCCTGCAGTTGTCGGCCTGCTAGTTTGTCGCTCGGCTCCACAGTCCCTTACTATTCTACCGGGCCGAATCTATTGATCAGATCATGTCGGCATCCCGGTTGTCTCTTAGTTTACGCCAGAAAGACGGATTCTGCTGTTCCCGCAACAGTAAAGTACTTTGTTGTCGCTCACAGTGTATGTAGCCTTCTTGAAAATCATGCAGGGAGGAATCAACATAGTGAATCAcagtgtcacaacctggcttctctcgtatcgtacctagggttctagttagttatatttcgagactggacacttaccctaagtgtcttccaagtaattgtatgctcaatgcccctccgggtccggttcggtatgtcgtatgcgttgatgggtatatcgccccctccaggctccgtaagatagtcaacaagtagaaacaataaaggtaacgaatagagaaacaaggccaaccgagtacgtatactgggttgttggttaagtgcggacgagtcagaaactagaaggtaaccaatgctgtaagacttgaattgatcgcgaagaactaagctaagtacatgaatgagcgtccttatatatcctttggtCCGTATACCAATTCATGTGCCACGGTGTATAccgtataccatataccatataccatcctgtaTACCGTGCCATAtacttgtgcctccactttttcacccgccgctttcgctgtgggtgcgccacaccgataggatattcacaccgatagaataataatatcatATACCCTTATATGGATGTCTAATAACACATGTTATATTCATCGGTTTTTGTTTAAAATACTATCAATAGTTTCCTGGTCGgcattttcatcaattcccatcaTCCATAGCTCCAATCGGTCATATCTGCGGTGAGTGGTGGCCAAAGAAGTCCTAATAGACTGTCCAAGTCGCCgcccttccttcttttcttctgccttCTTTCGGGCACCAATTCGCCTGTTGGCATCCTGCACTGATAGTACACCAGAGTGGCTAAGTCCAGGAACTTGTCGACGAGATTTTGGCTTAGATTGGTGTGCTGCAGCTTTGAGATATCGGTCCAACTCCATGGCTGTTTGATCACTGGATTCCGCCTGAGTTAGACCACCACTAAATATCCTCTCCAAACGCCTATTtaagcctggtgataaagCAGATAGATGACCATCAATCTTATCCAAGGATGCCCGAGCCTTAGAGATTTCTTTCCGGAGTTGCCTGATGGTTTTAGGAGAGCTCTGGGCGGAACCACTAGAGGTAGAGTCACCATCCCATATTTGTAGATCTGGAATGGGCTCTGCTTGTTTCTCCAGATCGTCCataacaggagaggggtcaAAAGGGAAGATTCCACAATCTCTAAAGGCTGATTGGATAGTATGGGTCTTGAATGTCTCCTTCCGAATACCTGGTAGTACTGTAAGGAACTCCCGCTTCTCAAAATCACTCCATCCAAGTATAGCAGCCTCAGTGACAGCCTGCCCATGATAGTGTTTGTACTGTTTAAATGGCTTTCCATCTAAAGGCTGCAAAAAATGGGTTGCATGTGGTGGGAAGGAGTAGAGAAGAATCCGATTCTTCTCGCagtattcaatgaattcatACGTGAGGTGAGATCCATGATTATCCATAAGAAGCAGCCGATAAACACCAGCCTATTTAAATAAGAAATAGTTAGCCTTGACTGCTATGTGATCAATAAAGAAAAGAGTCTAAACCCACACATCGCTGCTTAGTATGCTTGTCGAAATGTTTAATCCATTCAAAGGCTATTTCATCGGATATATAGCCATTTGGTGAGACGCCCAGTATCCAGTTTCCTGGCATATCTGAATGCGTATACCAGTCCTCTAGATGGCCCTTTCCCGGGAGAATGATGCAGGGAGGAAGGACCGATCCATCTGCAGAAATACACTCCACAACAGAGATTAAACcacgagaaaaagaggcACCAGGATGTTGCGCTCTTGATGGATATTTAGTGATTACCACTTCTCCACGGCCCTGGCCCTCCATAAAGCCAATTTCATCGAAATTATAGAGGTCCTGGGGCTGGATCTGATACTGTTTAAGGAGGATCTCTAACCGATCATACCAGTTCTGAATTATCCCAAGATCCTGAGATTGTAGGCGCTTTGGATCCCTTGGCCTTTGTTTAAGCCGTGTATATTCAGGTCCTAAGCGTTCAAGAAAGCGATATGGCCATTCTTTGCTGACTTTTTTGGGAGGGATAGTTGGGTCCGTATGGGCACGCTGTAGGATCAAGTTGGCACTTTTTTCTATCCTTTTAGCTGTTGGAGGCACTCCAGCTTGATCTAATCGCTCAATCCAGTGTTTGAGTGCATTCTCCTGATGCTTATCAAGTGCATAGTTAACTGGCTTGGTAGAATTTCGCCCAGGTAGCCCTTTGACGCGTCGAAGGAGCCGTTGGtaaggcacatcaaatgcctcTGCTAGAGGGCGAATTTTTTGTGATTTATCGCGTTCGTACGTGGCAATGGCATTTTTAATTTGTTCTTCGATATTTTCGCGTTCAGTAGGCATGGTAGACGATGTCTATTGAATAGTAAAGATGATGGgtatgatgagatggatttttattctatcggtgtgaatatcctatcggtgtggcgcacccacagcgaaagcggcgggtgaaaaagtggaggcacaagtaCTCTTTAAGTATTTCGATTGTCAATCGTCTATTTTGAGTGTTATGTCGCTGTGGGTTTGATCAAGGTTGAGCTCTGCTCCAGGCATCACGGATTGCCTGTTCAAAGTCTTTCAGTCTATAATTATACGGTATCCGTGGCTTAGAAGAGCAAATCTCATTCCAGGGAAAAGTCACATGGTCATAGTGGCACATTCGACTAATAGCATTACCTTGAAAGGCCTCTGAAGATCTATCGAATGCACGCCAGTAGCTTGCTCTCCTAAGTATCAACGTGCCTCGGCATCAGAGAGACACATTCGACAAGATCCCGACAGGCCGTCCACAATTCTATGCCTGCATGACAAGGAGAGACGTCAATGTAAATTCCATATTTAAGGAAGTCCGGACAGTGCGCCTGAGATATACAAGAGGGAATCACGAGGGCGCATGGTCTGTTGAATCGCCGTCCGTCTCCAGCTCTTCCATAAGGACAAAGTCAAGTCACGAACATCGCGACAGCAAGCAGTCTGACCACGTCGGTCGTGTATGAGTTTAAGAAACACACAAGTTGATTTGCCCACATCCCCTTTCCGTGCCAGATAGCTGACTGCAGCTTTCAGATTTTCATTCACGGACTAGCATCTGGATCTACTGCTTCGGTCAGTCATGAATTGATGATAGAAGAGCTGTACCGTGAAACAAGTCGCCGACCGTCAGCCAGTAATGCCCTTTGGATTTTCATTCAGTCGTACGCAAAGACCTGAGGTCTCCCTCTTGGCTCAGCCCTGATACAAACCCAGATCCTTATTCTAGGAGATTGTTTTACGATCTGGTTGCGATTGTCGTTATCCTGCTGAGGCTTGTGGCGGGACTGGTGCAGCTTTATTCGGATATCTTTTTGACTGGGCAAATAGCAAGAATTTAGCCACGTGTATCTGGATCACTGTGTTTCATGCAAGTTAGTTGGAAGAAAATAGAGACATGGACTGGAGAAAGAGACACCCAAATACATATTCCTCACAGTTCGTAAACGCAGCAACGTATGCGCAAAGCAGAGTACGAGTAGAAAGAAGTGTAGGGAGATGAGTACAAAGAAGGTCGTTCACGCTCTCGATTCAAGTACGGGAGTGCAGACAGTTCCGGATCGCTTTGGGCCCGTATATACACAGATAACTACAAAGAAGCTCGTCTTCGCTTCGCAATTCGGCTACTAGATTGCAGCACCACGGTTGTGTGCGGTCATGTATTTCTTTTCCCGAGTTGCGTTGGTATATAAAAAAAGTAGTGTTGCCGAGGTTGTTGAGGACAGAAGGAGAGAGTGACATAACCGAATGTGCAAGTGAATATTTGCTGGGTATAAGACTTGTGCAGTCACATGAGCGTACGGTCTCGTGACTTCCAGGGCTTGTCTCTTAGTCCCGTCTTTCGCAACGCAATTGGACCTTCCCAA is from Aspergillus chevalieri M1 DNA, chromosome 8, nearly complete sequence and encodes:
- a CDS encoding uncharacterized protein (COG:Q;~EggNog:ENOG410PWMM;~InterPro:IPR034001,IPR043926,IPR027417,IPR003593, IPR010929,IPR017871,IPR034003,IPR003439,IPR013525;~PFAM:PF01061,PF00005,PF06422;~TransMembrane:12 (i421-444o456-474i495-523o535-554i561-581o673-694i1101-1118o1130-1151i1171-1197o1209-1227i1239-1257o1361-1381i);~go_component: GO:0016020 - membrane [Evidence IEA];~go_component: GO:0016021 - integral component of membrane [Evidence IEA];~go_function: GO:0005524 - ATP binding [Evidence IEA];~go_function: GO:0016887 - ATPase activity [Evidence IEA];~go_function: GO:0042626 - ATPase-coupled transmembrane transporter activity [Evidence IEA];~go_process: GO:0055085 - transmembrane transport [Evidence IEA]), with the translated sequence MSGDSKQSSDTHGEESDLPVYRPDGRSLGVSFSNITAVGASGSSQTVTDLLKIFTDILTWPVNTGRKLTKSALQSSSPIVQDITGVLFPGETMLVLGRPGAGCSTVLRVLANQHQSFQEIHGSIQYAGLSSAEMGERYRSEVVYCAEDDLHLSMLPVKDTLDFALRLRKPKNIPESATHFSKRMIRRILTSLGMSHTHDTIVGDAFVRGISGGERKRISLAEVLAVNPAIACWDNPIRGLDSSSALSFLKLLQDMSRQTGMSNVATLYQVSEAMYQYFDRVLVMYEGQMIFFGPACRAKHYFMEIGFHCPERQTTADFVTAITSTVERTFQKTYTGPRYETPEALAQIFRSSNDYRILQEEMVRYHWQIASNTSIISSFQSDVNGIRSKFSPKSASEPSSLGTQTLAALRRQYKLTWKDRSTVFTVFALIIVNSVIIASGYYMAPKTATGSFERSGALFFALVYFTLNALTEVPKTIQSRAILLKQRRMGYAHPAALVIAETLAEIPIAFLETLAFACCYYFTVGLNKTASSFWIFVLITFTHRACISCLFRLLGAWAPNLSTGFLMGGCAVPITCLYAGFAPPVPTMHRWGSWIRRLSPTPYGVEALMGSEYSDMALHCTADELVPHGLGYNNIRYQGCPMAGSVKGSAEISGETYLTAQYGYNVEFLWRDFGIILVFWFLYVALTALGLSIMTREKSTSNARVYRRGAKRYEHGSSSQTTDLESQKTTAVTTPAAPSPASASRSSLNTTVEEIPNQRTVSHSNQRTFTFHNINYFVHSAGKELHLLNNITGYVKPGQLTALMGGSGAGKTTLLETISCRKAEGRTEGTLLFDGRPLDQGFSRACGFCMQQDVHEPLATVRETLQFSAFLRQPAKTSLDEKVQDVEKIMELLKLDPIADAIVGSLGVEERKRVTIGVELCARPSALLFLDEPTSGLDSQAAFSIVVFLRKIAAQGIPIVCTIHQPSSVIFEMFDHALILAPGGRTVYFGETGEPLNGYFANRGAIMAQQDNPAEFVITTVAVSRNEENGTDWPRLWQESEQCREVNDRVLAMVEKASSEFKSDDTPAKEYALPLTAQIFHLTKRQWLSVWRNGPYNFSKLFKSIFFEMLVAFTFFKAGPDTMGLQNHALTFLIASWVVPSIATDIQEVWFEKWSIFEARERNGIYDYKALLTALIAVETPWQAINFSLIFLCSYWTVGFPSSSASTGMIYFMYLLLSFFTTGWCYWMASMFPNGTMAGYANSLFWVLFTLFGGIVVPRNALNDFYRPWITWADPLRYFFGPMVASSLHGVRAVCNRSDLAIFDPPPGQTCSEYVENYSSSNPGYLQNPDANESCAYCPYSVGDDYALTMDFSYDDRWRDWAVFLGFCLTNVVLVFLITRLTRVQIQRQRR
- a CDS encoding Zn(II)2Cys6 transcription factor (COG:K;~EggNog:ENOG410PJPW;~InterPro:IPR036864,IPR007219,IPR001138;~PFAM:PF00172,PF04082;~go_function: GO:0000981 - DNA-binding transcription factor activity, RNA polymerase II-specific [Evidence IEA];~go_function: GO:0003677 - DNA binding [Evidence IEA];~go_function: GO:0008270 - zinc ion binding [Evidence IEA];~go_process: GO:0006351 - transcription, DNA-templated [Evidence IEA];~go_process: GO:0006355 - regulation of transcription, DNA-templated [Evidence IEA]); the protein is MDRERSDVSPGASTPGTSRGKPRVSLACEQCRTRKVRCDGQNPCVGCRHSGTSCVYRNPRHEKKQAVRRANRRLPAVIVSSDNVGSSLDLAAPTLEAPRIDAAPARLLNDPVHYKRQRELRAGIGVSNKDTGSFQFYGPSSHFCFIQRIYQRIKRRTHETLLTPQRSPVPESVGKWGLERFMFSLSPGNDSTNCQFNACFPRELGDAFIKSFFELIHPQMPVLVYSEILELWDRMWQPPSKRTPPKGEELLLMVLAIGARVSSFEGQQDVNVSEGWAAYFSKKADDATNLFENPSLLSTHFLILKAMYAFQVMRPNDAYLYFGHAARNAMALGINRSQVVDGPNLAMHRLRRTFWVIYSLERSCTLYTGRPSAFRDELIDVPYPEDLPSPGVIGGSDVADFQACVAAKCGYIRALARIGKIADRIFVDIYSSKSPSNMTHITKSRQAVVECDMELESITTSLPPYLHFFDPDIPVGDGWQEVQRILLGCHYYITRMLMHRQALVFATFFNSKAEAEERGGGAMHVHDSIEASISSARAMIDLSHNAYSSRCPKIRFDGSMASFLVSACVTLLYDVLDPGTSQEYARETFSVVERGIQCLDQLQHVGPINGKAVSLDIMKVAKDALQSSRADSQLDEGLVDLFPWLQSGNNPVNQNGFPVQGSDVSTPFVQDQTMSGPQNFMSSLPTLPEVNYMSHWLEAGFDPEDIPNSLY
- a CDS encoding transposase (COG:S;~EggNog:ENOG410PVG4;~InterPro:IPR004875,IPR006600;~PFAM:PF03184,PF03221;~go_function: GO:0003676 - nucleic acid binding [Evidence IEA]), which codes for MPTERENIEEQIKNAIATYERDKSQKIRPLAEAFDVPYQRLLRRVKGLPGRNSTKPVNYALDKHQENALKHWIERLDQAGVPPTAKRIEKSANLILQRAHTDPTIPPKKVSKEWPYRFLERLGPEYTRLKQRPRDPKRLQSQDLGIIQNWYDRLEILLKQYQIQPQDLYNFDEIGFMEGQGRGEVVITKYPSRAQHPGASFSRGLISVVECISADGSVLPPCIILPGKGHLEDWYTHSDMPGNWILGVSPNGYISDEIAFEWIKHFDKHTKQRCAGVYRLLLMDNHGSHLTYEFIEYCEKNRILLYSFPPHATHFLQPLDGKPFKQYKHYHGQAVTEAAILGWSDFEKREFLTVLPGIRKETFKTHTIQSAFRDCGIFPFDPSPVMDDLEKQAEPIPDLQIWDGDSTSSGSAQSSPKTIRQLRKEISKARASLDKIDGHLSALSPGLNRRLERIFSGGLTQAESSDQTAMELDRYLKAAAHQSKPKSRRQVPGLSHSGVLSVQDANRRIGARKKAEEKKEGRRLGQSIRTSLATTHRRYDRLELWMMGIDENADQETIDSILNKNR